The Mus caroli chromosome 1, CAROLI_EIJ_v1.1, whole genome shotgun sequence genome has a window encoding:
- the Ptp4a1 gene encoding protein tyrosine phosphatase type IVA 1, giving the protein MARMNRPAPVEVTYKNMRFLITHNPTNATLNKFIEELKKYGVTTIVRVCEATYDTTLVEKEGIHVLDWPFDDGAPPSNQIVDDWLSLVKIKFREEPGCCIAVHCVAGLGRAPVLVALALIEGGMKYEDAVQFIRQKRRGAFNSKQLLYLEKYRPKMRLRFKDSNELEVWKKMEDQRNRHSAVYLKCLSGETNGCSPRNQRKARMTATKAGCVPVVIDGLCPSGEMVVIV; this is encoded by the exons ATGGCTCGAATGAACCGCCCTGCTCCTGTGGAAGTCACATACAAGAACATGCGATTTCTTATTACACACAATCCAACCAATGCAACCTTAAACAAATTTATAGAG GAACTTAAGAAGTATGGAGTTACCACAATAGTAAGAGTATGTGAAGCAACTTACGACACTACTCTTGTGGAGAAAGAAGGCATTCATGTTCTT GACTGGCCTTTTGATGATGGTGCACCACCATCCAACCAGATTGTCGATGACTGGTTAAGTCTTGTGAAGATTAAGTTTCGTGAAGAACCTGGTTGCTGTATTGCTGTCCATTGTGTCGCAGGCCTTGGCAG AGCTCCGGTGCTTGTTGCCCTAGCATTAATTGAAGGTGGAATGAAATATGAAGATGCAGTACAATTCATAAGACA aAAGCGGCGCGGAGCGTTTAACAGCAAGCAACTTTTGTACCTGGAGAAGTACCGCCCGAAGATGCGGCTCCGCTTCAAGGATTCCAATG AACTGGAGGTCTGGAAGAAGATGGAGGATCAGAGAAATAGGCATTCAGCCGTCTACCTTAAGTGCCTGAGTGGGGAGACAAACGGCTGCTCAcccagaaatcaaagaaaagcaaGGATGACAGCCACCAAAGCAGGATGTGTTCCTGTAGTCATTGATGGACTTTGTCCCTCTGGGGAAATGGTTGTCATTGTGTAA